One window of the Marmota flaviventris isolate mMarFla1 chromosome 2, mMarFla1.hap1, whole genome shotgun sequence genome contains the following:
- the Pigh gene encoding phosphatidylinositol N-acetylglucosaminyltransferase subunit H isoform X3, with the protein MRGLSRTSVAAAWPCSAATTRRSAGSFASTALGSRCGRSLLSPAPCGWRPTDSSPSGSMILSAAISITLLGLLGYLHFVKIDQETLLIIDSLGIQMTSSYASGKESTTFIEMGKVKDVVINEAIYMQKVIYYLCILLKDPVEPHMISQVVPVFQSAKPRLDCLIEVYRSCQEILAHQKATSTSP; encoded by the exons ATGAGAGGACTTTCTCGGACATCTGTGGCGGCCGCCTGGCCCTGCAGCGCCGCTACTACTCGCCGTTCTGCCGGGAGTTTTGCCTCAACTGCCCTCGGCTCTCGCTGCGGTCGCTCACTGCTGTCACCTGCACCGTGTGGCTGGCGGCCTACGGACTCTTCACCCTCTGGGAG CATGATCCTCTCTGCTGCCATCTCCATCACCCTCTTAGGCTTGCTTGGGTACCTCCATTTTGTGAAGATTGATCAAGAGACTTTGTTAATCATTGATTCCCTTGGCATCCAGATGACTTCATCCTATGCTTCAGGCAAAGAAAGCACTACCTTCATAGAGATGGGCAAAGTCAAGGATGTTGTCATTAACGAGGCTATTTACATG CAGAAGGTGATTTACTACCTCTGCATTTTATTGAAGGATCCAGTGGAACCACATATGATATCCCAAGTAGTACCTGTCTTCCAG AGTGCCAAGCCCCGGCTGGACTGCTTGATTGAAGTGTACAGGAGCTGCCAGGAGATTCTGGCGCACCAGAAAGCCACATCAACAAGCCCATGA
- the Pigh gene encoding phosphatidylinositol N-acetylglucosaminyltransferase subunit H isoform X2, with product MEDERTFSDICGGRLALQRRYYSPFCREFCLNCPRLSLRSLTAVTCTVWLAAYGLFTLWENSMILSAAISITLLGLLGYLHFVKIDQETLLIIDSLGIQMTSSYASGKESTTFIEMGKVKDVVINEAIYMQKVIYYLCILLKDPVEPHMISQVVPVFQGLIKLLRLASNLQSSCLSLPSSWDYMCVPS from the exons ATGGAGGATGAGAGGACTTTCTCGGACATCTGTGGCGGCCGCCTGGCCCTGCAGCGCCGCTACTACTCGCCGTTCTGCCGGGAGTTTTGCCTCAACTGCCCTCGGCTCTCGCTGCGGTCGCTCACTGCTGTCACCTGCACCGTGTGGCTGGCGGCCTACGGACTCTTCACCCTCTGGGAG AATAGCATGATCCTCTCTGCTGCCATCTCCATCACCCTCTTAGGCTTGCTTGGGTACCTCCATTTTGTGAAGATTGATCAAGAGACTTTGTTAATCATTGATTCCCTTGGCATCCAGATGACTTCATCCTATGCTTCAGGCAAAGAAAGCACTACCTTCATAGAGATGGGCAAAGTCAAGGATGTTGTCATTAACGAGGCTATTTACATG CAGAAGGTGATTTACTACCTCTGCATTTTATTGAAGGATCCAGTGGAACCACATATGATATCCCAAGTAGTACCTGTCTTCCAG ggtctcattaagttgctgaggctggcctcaaacttgcaatcctcctgcctcagccttcctagttcctgggattacatgtgtgtgccatcATGA
- the Pigh gene encoding phosphatidylinositol N-acetylglucosaminyltransferase subunit H isoform X1, whose translation MEDERTFSDICGGRLALQRRYYSPFCREFCLNCPRLSLRSLTAVTCTVWLAAYGLFTLWENSMILSAAISITLLGLLGYLHFVKIDQETLLIIDSLGIQMTSSYASGKESTTFIEMGKVKDVVINEAIYMQKVIYYLCILLKDPVEPHMISQVVPVFQSAKPRLDCLIEVYRSCQEILAHQKATSTSP comes from the exons ATGGAGGATGAGAGGACTTTCTCGGACATCTGTGGCGGCCGCCTGGCCCTGCAGCGCCGCTACTACTCGCCGTTCTGCCGGGAGTTTTGCCTCAACTGCCCTCGGCTCTCGCTGCGGTCGCTCACTGCTGTCACCTGCACCGTGTGGCTGGCGGCCTACGGACTCTTCACCCTCTGGGAG AATAGCATGATCCTCTCTGCTGCCATCTCCATCACCCTCTTAGGCTTGCTTGGGTACCTCCATTTTGTGAAGATTGATCAAGAGACTTTGTTAATCATTGATTCCCTTGGCATCCAGATGACTTCATCCTATGCTTCAGGCAAAGAAAGCACTACCTTCATAGAGATGGGCAAAGTCAAGGATGTTGTCATTAACGAGGCTATTTACATG CAGAAGGTGATTTACTACCTCTGCATTTTATTGAAGGATCCAGTGGAACCACATATGATATCCCAAGTAGTACCTGTCTTCCAG AGTGCCAAGCCCCGGCTGGACTGCTTGATTGAAGTGTACAGGAGCTGCCAGGAGATTCTGGCGCACCAGAAAGCCACATCAACAAGCCCATGA